A window of Candidatus Poribacteria bacterium genomic DNA:
GTACGAAAAAGGTCCTGTATGAGTTATCTGAATATTTGTATTATTTTTATTCTTGGGGTATTTTCACTTCTTCAGAATTAAAGGAGACTGTTGACTTTGTATCTAATCTGGAGGAAAAAAACTTAATCTCTAATCATCCTGATTGCCAGATAACCAGAACACATCCTATTGAGAAACAAATCAATAACACGACATTTTTTGGGATGACACTGAAGTATCCACAACTTGTATATAAATTTGGAAAATATGAAATTATTGCAGAGATTACCATCAGAGAAAAGCAAAAAGCAATTGGTGTTCAACCAATGCTTTACTTATGTTTTCCTATAACAGAACTTCAGACAAGTGCAAACCTAATTGGGCGTATCACACAGGTAAATGAAACAGCACAATTTGTAATCGATAAGAATAATTACAGAATAGTTATAGAGATGATAAAAGTGTTTGGGATGCTCAGCCCTTCACACCATAAGGATATTCTTGAGATACTAAAGTCTATACTCATATAAGCCCCTTTTAGGATCTACGTAACGGCACAACGGAGTGTGCCTACTACTTTAGGAGAATTACAATTATGTCAACACCTCGTCTTTCAGTCTCAACGTGGAGTTTGCATCGCCAACTTGGGAAACCCGGCTTCACCGGACCCACGCACGATATGCAGATCCCCCTCGAAACCCACAATCAGGGACCTATTTCACTCTTGGAATTACCCGCACGCGTTGCCGAATTCGGCATTCGCACCTTAGAGATTTGCCATTTTCATCTGCCCTCTGTCGAGAAGTCTTATGTCGCTGAACTTCGCGCCGCACTTGCAGATGCTGATGTTGAACTTTTTTCCGTGTTGATTGATGATGGCGACATCACGCACCCATCTGAGGCAGCGCGCGACATCGCGTGGATTGAGAAGTGGATTGACATCGCTGGTGAACTGGGTACGAAATGTGCGCGCGTCATCGGTGGGAAAGCGGATCCGTCCGCTGAAACCGTGGCACAGAGCCGCGATGTTCTCTCGCAACTCACTGAACGCGCCGATACCGCAGGCATCCGCCTGATGAGCGAAAACTGGTTCTCTATCTTCTCTACCCCTGAAAACGTCAATACCATCTTAGACGGATTAGACGGTAAGGTGGGACTCTGCCTCGATTTCGGTAACTGGCGTGGCGATACGAAATACGAAGACCTCGCAGCGATTGCGCCGTTAGCAGAGTCGTGTCATACCAAAGCCCATTTCGCTGCGCCGCGCGAAATGGACAAAGAAGATT
This region includes:
- a CDS encoding R.Pab1 family restriction endonuclease; the encoded protein is MFDENNKKIFVDIPLTRPSGKIRIKSRSMFYEYGIPHATRSVPLTQNNYVEWQIGYDLEYKKRDISSLPHISFRAYNGTKKVLYELSEYLYYFYSWGIFTSSELKETVDFVSNLEEKNLISNHPDCQITRTHPIEKQINNTTFFGMTLKYPQLVYKFGKYEIIAEITIREKQKAIGVQPMLYLCFPITELQTSANLIGRITQVNETAQFVIDKNNYRIVIEMIKVFGMLSPSHHKDILEILKSILI
- a CDS encoding TIM barrel protein; this encodes MSTPRLSVSTWSLHRQLGKPGFTGPTHDMQIPLETHNQGPISLLELPARVAEFGIRTLEICHFHLPSVEKSYVAELRAALADADVELFSVLIDDGDITHPSEAARDIAWIEKWIDIAGELGTKCARVIGGKADPSAETVAQSRDVLSQLTERADTAGIRLMSENWFSIFSTPENVNTILDGLDGKVGLCLDFGNWRGDTKYEDLAAIAPLAESCHTKAHFAAPREMDKEDYVQCLELTQEAGFAGPHTLIYDGPGDNEWESLALEREVVNPYLN